The following are encoded in a window of Gammaproteobacteria bacterium genomic DNA:
- the rocD gene encoding ornithine--oxo-acid transaminase: MKSPADIIGLEEFYCAHNYAPLPVVLSRGEGPYVWDEQGRRYLDMMSAYSAVSHGHCHPRLVRALTAQAARLAVVSRAFYSDRLAPFLQRLCQLTAMDMALPMNTGAEAVETALKAARKWAYTVKGVTENKAEVIACDGNFHGRTIAVVAMSSEDQYRHGFGPFPPGFKRVPYGDVAALEAAITPNTAAFIVEPIQGEGGIVVPPADYLAQCARLCRERNVLLICDEIQTGLGRTGALLASQQAGVQPDGLVLGKALGGGLLPVSAFLARREVMEVFEPGDHGSTFGGNPLAAAVALEALNVLVEDKLAERAAELGDYFLTALRGIDSPCVTQVRGRGLLLGMEMRPGPHTARQVCRALMARGVLSKETHNTVVRFAPPLIITRGQIDEALSHISAVLRDQERVA, translated from the coding sequence ATGAAGAGCCCGGCTGACATTATCGGGTTGGAAGAATTTTACTGCGCTCACAATTACGCGCCGCTGCCCGTGGTGCTGAGCCGGGGCGAAGGTCCTTATGTCTGGGACGAACAGGGGCGGCGCTATCTGGACATGATGAGCGCCTATTCCGCCGTGAGTCACGGTCATTGTCATCCCCGCCTGGTGCGCGCCCTCACCGCGCAGGCGGCGCGCCTGGCCGTGGTGTCCCGCGCCTTTTACAGCGACCGCCTGGCACCCTTTCTCCAGCGCCTGTGCCAACTCACGGCCATGGATATGGCCCTGCCCATGAACACCGGTGCCGAGGCGGTGGAGACGGCCCTCAAGGCGGCGCGAAAATGGGCCTATACTGTAAAAGGTGTGACGGAGAACAAGGCTGAGGTCATAGCCTGCGACGGCAATTTTCACGGCCGTACCATCGCCGTGGTGGCCATGTCTTCGGAGGACCAGTACCGGCACGGTTTCGGCCCCTTCCCCCCTGGCTTCAAACGAGTGCCTTACGGCGACGTGGCCGCCCTGGAGGCCGCCATCACCCCCAACACCGCGGCATTTATCGTGGAGCCCATCCAGGGGGAGGGCGGCATCGTGGTTCCGCCGGCGGATTATCTGGCGCAGTGCGCGCGCCTTTGCCGGGAACGAAACGTGCTGTTGATTTGCGACGAAATCCAAACGGGACTGGGCCGTACCGGCGCCCTGCTGGCTTCGCAGCAGGCCGGTGTCCAGCCTGACGGTCTGGTGCTGGGAAAGGCCTTGGGAGGCGGCCTGCTGCCGGTATCCGCCTTTCTTGCCCGCCGCGAGGTGATGGAGGTGTTCGAGCCCGGCGACCACGGCAGCACTTTCGGCGGTAATCCCCTGGCCGCGGCCGTGGCCCTGGAGGCGCTGAACGTGCTGGTGGAAGACAAACTGGCAGAGCGCGCCGCTGAACTGGGAGACTATTTTTTGACGGCCTTGCGGGGGATAGACAGCCCCTGCGTGACGCAAGTGCGCGGTCGCGGCTTGTTGCTGGGCATGGAAATGCGTCCCGGTCCACACACCGCCCGGCAGGTGTGCCGGGCCCTGATGGCGCGCGGGGTGTTAAGCAAAGAGACCCACAACACGGTAGTGCGCTTCGCCCCGCCATTGATCATCACCCGGGGGCAAATCGACGAGGCCCTGTCGCACAT